A part of Deinococcus sp. KNUC1210 genomic DNA contains:
- a CDS encoding chloramphenicol phosphotransferase CPT family protein, with the protein MTNQRPGCIILLNGASSAGKSTLCRALQAQIDEPFLQYSLDFFMFGHEVLPQRRHEGGAFAWQALRPKVFEGFFACLPALAGAGNNLVVDFIVETPQQLRRLVHHLALFDVYYVGVHCPLPELERRERQRGDRGIGDARRDLETVHSFSSYDFEIDSSRAPDLAAARIIAAWKVRTSPGVFAALAASGTDEG; encoded by the coding sequence ATGACGAATCAGCGTCCAGGCTGCATCATCCTGCTGAACGGTGCGTCGAGTGCAGGCAAGTCCACGCTCTGCCGGGCTCTTCAGGCACAGATCGACGAACCGTTCCTCCAGTATTCACTCGACTTCTTCATGTTCGGACATGAGGTGTTGCCCCAGCGGCGACACGAAGGTGGCGCGTTCGCCTGGCAGGCACTCCGTCCGAAAGTGTTCGAGGGATTTTTCGCGTGTCTACCCGCGCTGGCCGGAGCAGGCAACAATCTGGTGGTCGATTTCATCGTCGAGACGCCGCAGCAGTTACGCCGACTGGTACATCATCTGGCCCTCTTCGACGTGTACTACGTGGGCGTGCATTGCCCGCTGCCCGAACTGGAGCGCCGTGAACGGCAGCGCGGCGACCGGGGCATCGGAGACGCTCGCCGCGACCTCGAAACGGTGCATTCCTTCAGCAGCTACGACTTTGAGATTGATTCTTCCAGAGCACCCGACCTCGCGGCTGCACGCATCATTGCAGCCTGGAAGGTGCGAACGTCGCCCGGCGTGTTCGCGGCTCTGGCAGCCTCTGGAACCGATGAAGGCTGA
- a CDS encoding helix-turn-helix domain-containing protein, with protein sequence MQPELPRITKQPEVRRPWKAVIWTAPWRDALQLGSRIRSRRRQLGLTLKAVSEQCRLSVPYLSQVERNQANPTVTALASIARALGVSLNFFVPEDVHETVVCRSGRGDYLHVHELPYRLKSLAGNGPNRQMEPLLINVAPHFSSETTSHLGEEFVYVLSGTFTLRVGDEVFELNEGDSAQHPSTTPHAWGNPGDTEARLLWVGTPKLF encoded by the coding sequence ATGCAGCCTGAATTACCAAGAATTACCAAACAGCCCGAAGTCCGTCGTCCCTGGAAAGCCGTCATCTGGACAGCGCCCTGGAGGGATGCCCTGCAACTCGGAAGCCGAATTCGTAGCCGCCGCCGTCAACTGGGCCTGACCCTCAAAGCCGTCAGTGAACAGTGCCGACTGTCTGTTCCGTATCTGTCGCAGGTCGAACGCAATCAGGCCAATCCCACTGTGACCGCGCTCGCCAGCATCGCCCGCGCTCTTGGCGTCAGCCTCAATTTCTTCGTGCCGGAAGACGTTCATGAAACGGTGGTCTGCCGCAGTGGGCGGGGCGATTACCTGCACGTTCATGAACTGCCCTACCGCCTGAAAAGTCTGGCAGGCAACGGTCCGAACCGTCAGATGGAACCGCTGCTGATCAATGTCGCGCCGCACTTCTCGTCTGAGACCACCTCGCATCTGGGCGAGGAATTCGTGTACGTGCTGAGCGGAACATTCACGCTGCGGGTCGGAGACGAGGTCTTCGAGCTGAACGAGGGTGACAGCGCCCAGCACCCCAGCACCACGCCGCATGCCTGGGGCAATCCCGGCGACACCGAGGCGCGGCTGCTGTGGGTCGGCACGCCCAAGCTCTTCTGA
- a CDS encoding ParA family protein, producing MTSTQTGPLVISVASLKGGVGKTTSAIHIAAHLALAGQKVLLADGDRIRTATAWARGGHLPFPVLPITALARGVAQYDAVVMDTEGGVENGKLIEYAQTSDLIVLPTSPDINGLDGASQTAEVLRSGGIAPQRYAALMTMVRPGGMKDIQARRGLNDLGVPVLKTGVRISEAFRDASNAAVLVRDVKSEVAARCWRDYQDVTAEVIARIGGGQV from the coding sequence ATGACAAGTACGCAGACAGGTCCACTGGTGATCAGTGTGGCAAGCCTCAAGGGAGGCGTCGGAAAAACCACTTCGGCCATCCATATCGCGGCACATCTGGCCCTGGCGGGGCAGAAGGTCTTGCTGGCCGATGGAGACCGAATCCGCACTGCAACGGCCTGGGCTCGTGGCGGACATCTGCCGTTTCCGGTCTTGCCGATCACAGCACTGGCACGCGGAGTGGCGCAGTACGACGCGGTGGTGATGGATACCGAAGGCGGTGTGGAAAACGGGAAACTCATCGAGTATGCCCAGACCAGCGATCTGATCGTGTTGCCGACCTCTCCCGATATCAACGGTCTCGACGGCGCGTCACAGACGGCAGAAGTGCTGCGGAGCGGAGGAATAGCACCCCAGCGATACGCAGCGCTGATGACGATGGTGCGGCCCGGCGGCATGAAGGATATTCAGGCGCGGAGAGGACTGAACGATCTGGGTGTGCCGGTCCTCAAAACTGGTGTCAGGATCAGTGAAGCGTTCCGCGACGCGTCCAATGCGGCCGTTCTGGTTCGCGACGTCAAAAGTGAAGTGGCGGCACGTTGCTGGCGCGATTACCAGGACGTGACGGCAGAAGTGATCGCCCGGATCGGTGGGGGACAGGTATGA
- a CDS encoding ABC transporter substrate-binding protein, which translates to MNHSRKLLAPVLVALSFGLMVAAPASAQTAGGILRAGMQADPVGLDPHVTDATSTRNQLENVYDTLVAFDSAGKIVPSLATSWTTSKDNLTWTFKLRSGVKFHNGRSLEASDVVFSINRIKDPATKSPRSGDFELVKSIAAPDKSTVVMTLSKPFSPLLSKLAFSLNVIVPKEAAATLNTKPVGTGPFTFVEYVPQTRMVLKKNPNYWGRDAKGNKLPYLDGITFSYLPDATARVTALRTGTVDWIEYVPATDIKSLQGNAQVTVAGGPSANYRALFFNVAQKPLDDPRVRRAIAYAINNQEIVDVALLGTGGLPARGTTLPNGSYYAAPDATYGKPDLTKAKALLAQAGYPNGFTLELKVTSTYDFLRTPAEIIQAQLAPLGIKVNITALEWSVYLPDVLKKNYMATILGESGQGDPDDYLYTPFASDSGGNLTNFKDATLDKLLDRGRTISDPNARKVIYTQVQKRLVNLSPMVFLYSSTQYEATTKRVQGYSHFPNTSYLGLRTTWLK; encoded by the coding sequence ATGAACCATTCACGCAAGCTGCTGGCCCCCGTTCTCGTCGCTCTCTCGTTCGGTCTGATGGTCGCTGCCCCCGCCAGTGCTCAGACGGCTGGCGGCATTCTGCGGGCCGGAATGCAGGCCGATCCGGTGGGCCTCGACCCCCACGTCACCGACGCCACTTCGACCCGGAATCAGCTCGAAAACGTCTACGACACGCTCGTTGCCTTCGACAGCGCCGGGAAGATCGTGCCCTCGCTGGCTACGAGCTGGACGACCAGCAAGGACAACCTGACCTGGACCTTCAAACTTCGCAGCGGCGTCAAGTTTCATAACGGGCGCTCGCTGGAGGCCAGCGACGTGGTGTTCTCGATAAACCGCATCAAGGACCCGGCCACCAAGTCGCCCCGCAGCGGAGATTTTGAACTCGTCAAGAGCATCGCTGCGCCCGACAAGTCCACGGTGGTCATGACGCTGAGCAAGCCGTTTTCCCCGCTGCTCAGCAAGCTGGCCTTCAGCCTGAACGTGATCGTGCCCAAAGAGGCCGCCGCCACGCTCAATACCAAGCCTGTCGGAACGGGACCGTTTACCTTCGTGGAATATGTGCCGCAGACGCGCATGGTGCTGAAGAAGAACCCGAACTACTGGGGCCGCGACGCCAAGGGCAACAAGCTGCCGTATCTCGACGGCATCACCTTCAGCTATCTGCCCGACGCCACCGCCCGCGTGACGGCGCTGCGAACCGGGACAGTGGACTGGATCGAGTACGTGCCTGCCACCGACATCAAATCTCTGCAGGGCAATGCACAGGTGACGGTGGCGGGTGGGCCGAGCGCCAATTACCGCGCCCTGTTCTTCAACGTGGCGCAAAAGCCCCTCGACGATCCGCGTGTGCGCCGCGCCATCGCCTACGCCATCAACAATCAGGAAATCGTGGACGTGGCGCTGCTGGGAACCGGGGGCCTGCCCGCACGCGGCACCACCCTGCCAAACGGCAGCTACTACGCCGCGCCCGACGCCACGTACGGCAAGCCCGATCTGACGAAGGCGAAGGCGCTGCTGGCACAGGCAGGCTATCCGAACGGCTTCACGCTGGAACTGAAAGTCACGAGCACCTACGACTTCCTGAGAACGCCCGCCGAGATCATTCAGGCACAGCTCGCGCCGCTGGGCATCAAGGTCAACATCACCGCGCTGGAATGGAGCGTGTACCTGCCCGACGTGCTGAAGAAGAACTACATGGCGACCATCCTGGGCGAGAGCGGACAGGGCGACCCGGACGACTACCTGTACACGCCGTTCGCCTCGGATTCGGGCGGCAACCTCACCAATTTCAAGGATGCGACGCTCGATAAGCTGCTCGACAGAGGCCGCACCATCAGCGATCCCAATGCCCGCAAGGTCATCTACACCCAGGTTCAGAAACGACTGGTCAACCTGAGCCCGATGGTCTTCCTGTACTCCAGCACGCAGTACGAGGCGACCACCAAGCGCGTACAGGGATATTCGCACTTTCCGAACACCAGTTATCTGGGCCTGCGGACGACCTGGCTGAAGTAG
- a CDS encoding ABC transporter permease: MSLGWLARRIALALLAAFGVSVIVFALIRLVPGDIVTNLIGLEGNVSQAQQAEMRRLFGLDQPLWIQFGHWFAALLHGDLGISLRTDRSVFGDLLMRFPVTLELSVGALILAVLIGLPLGVTAALNRGRAADLASSSFVLIGLAAPEFWLAILLILLFSLKLRWFPPNGFVPMNESLWENLRSVFLPSLALSLGLAAAVTRIVRASLLDVLSQDYVRTARAKGLPQRTVVYRHALRNALIPVITVVGLQVGNLLGGAVIIEQLFGLPGVGRYALEGINLRDYPVVQGAVLWIAVSFVLVNVIVDVLYGLIDRRVVYS, from the coding sequence GTGAGTCTGGGCTGGCTGGCGCGGCGGATCGCGCTGGCCCTGCTCGCGGCCTTCGGGGTCAGCGTGATCGTGTTTGCACTCATCCGGCTGGTGCCGGGCGACATCGTGACCAACCTGATCGGACTGGAAGGCAACGTCAGTCAGGCGCAGCAGGCCGAGATGCGCCGACTGTTCGGGCTGGATCAGCCGCTCTGGATACAGTTCGGGCACTGGTTCGCCGCCCTGCTGCACGGCGATCTGGGCATCAGTCTGCGCACCGACCGCTCGGTCTTCGGCGATCTGCTGATGCGCTTCCCGGTCACGCTGGAACTGTCGGTGGGCGCGCTGATCCTGGCGGTGCTGATCGGGTTGCCGCTGGGCGTGACGGCGGCACTGAACCGGGGCCGCGCTGCCGATCTGGCTTCGAGCAGCTTCGTGCTGATCGGGCTGGCAGCTCCGGAATTCTGGCTCGCCATCCTGCTGATCCTGCTGTTCAGCCTGAAACTGCGCTGGTTTCCGCCCAACGGTTTCGTTCCCATGAACGAGTCGCTCTGGGAGAATCTCAGATCGGTGTTCCTGCCGTCGCTGGCGCTCAGCCTGGGGCTGGCTGCCGCCGTTACACGGATCGTGCGGGCCAGCCTGCTCGACGTGCTCTCGCAGGACTATGTGCGAACGGCCCGCGCCAAAGGCCTGCCGCAGCGCACCGTGGTATACCGCCACGCGCTCAGAAACGCCCTGATTCCGGTCATCACGGTGGTGGGGCTTCAGGTGGGCAACCTGCTGGGCGGGGCCGTCATCATCGAGCAACTGTTCGGGTTGCCGGGGGTGGGGCGCTACGCACTGGAGGGCATCAACCTGCGCGATTACCCGGTGGTGCAGGGCGCGGTTCTGTGGATCGCCGTGAGTTTCGTGCTGGTCAATGTGATCGTGGACGTGCTGTACGGCCTGATCGACCGCCGGGTGGTCTACTCGTGA
- a CDS encoding replication initiator protein A, translated as MGARPKQVKRFDEINVSQLSLISVQERIPADFREWTVEHVDEHRRYRVVCQALPEYGVPHGTDNDISAALINLFIEQGLPDDGTVNATPYLILQAAGLDTSGRYYEALGVSLKRLVTTNFFISEGWRDHPQRRWTTASFRYIDKLVYSSASGEEQLDPTSVLTIHLPAELVRSVRAGYIKALDLAFMQSLKRPPTRALYRLLDARRYNPEDPEQRVGTFQVGLMEWAQACKIVSDRPSLVERALSSAHDELIERGFLAAVNFYGRGQKKVIEYVFGKIADPPDPQLVGRLTLIGLTRLRAQQLVQLHGQDLVEDALDRFAALISSGYRPRSKAAFFVDLLKHPEKYQVADDVAPLLQATPTTTDKRKRQVEALQKQEEDEQANLEESLQKMSREQQIEEVMRVALVMLRGALKTSELDAFRQLLHHEDPLAMRQWLLRGVAGGQREAIVLDLRTRLNSS; from the coding sequence GTGGGGGCACGTCCAAAACAGGTCAAGCGGTTTGATGAGATCAACGTCAGTCAGCTCAGTCTGATCAGTGTGCAGGAGCGTATTCCTGCCGACTTTCGCGAGTGGACGGTCGAGCATGTCGATGAGCATCGCCGCTACCGAGTGGTCTGTCAGGCTTTGCCGGAATATGGCGTTCCACACGGCACGGACAACGACATCAGTGCAGCCCTCATCAACTTGTTCATCGAACAGGGTCTGCCAGACGACGGTACCGTGAATGCCACTCCTTATCTGATTCTGCAGGCGGCCGGTCTCGACACGTCGGGCCGCTACTACGAGGCACTGGGCGTCAGCCTGAAACGCTTGGTGACCACCAATTTCTTCATCAGTGAGGGATGGCGAGATCATCCGCAGAGGCGCTGGACAACTGCCAGCTTTCGTTACATCGACAAACTGGTGTACTCCAGCGCCAGCGGTGAGGAACAGCTTGATCCAACCAGCGTGCTGACGATCCATCTGCCTGCAGAATTGGTCCGCTCAGTGCGGGCCGGATACATCAAGGCACTCGATCTGGCATTTATGCAGAGTCTGAAGCGACCACCGACACGGGCGCTCTACCGACTTCTGGATGCTCGTCGGTACAACCCAGAAGATCCGGAGCAACGAGTCGGCACCTTTCAGGTGGGTTTGATGGAATGGGCACAGGCATGCAAGATCGTTTCAGACCGCCCTTCCCTTGTTGAACGTGCCCTGAGCAGCGCCCATGATGAACTGATCGAGCGTGGCTTTCTGGCAGCCGTGAATTTTTATGGTCGGGGTCAGAAGAAAGTAATTGAATACGTTTTTGGTAAAATTGCAGATCCACCCGATCCGCAACTGGTGGGCCGTCTGACCCTGATCGGCCTCACCCGCCTGCGTGCTCAGCAACTCGTACAGCTGCATGGCCAGGACCTGGTTGAAGATGCGCTGGACCGTTTTGCAGCCCTGATTTCCAGCGGATACAGACCGCGCAGCAAGGCCGCCTTTTTCGTGGATCTGCTGAAACATCCCGAGAAATATCAGGTGGCCGATGATGTTGCGCCGCTACTTCAGGCCACCCCAACGACCACTGACAAGCGGAAACGTCAGGTGGAGGCACTTCAGAAGCAGGAAGAGGATGAGCAGGCCAATCTCGAGGAGTCGCTTCAGAAGATGTCGCGTGAACAGCAGATCGAAGAAGTGATGAGGGTTGCCCTGGTGATGCTGCGGGGTGCCCTGAAGACCTCAGAACTCGACGCTTTTCGCCAGTTGCTGCACCATGAGGATCCTCTCGCAATGCGTCAGTGGCTGCTGCGCGGCGTTGCTGGAGGTCAGCGTGAAGCGATTGTTCTCGATCTCAGGACTCGCCTGAACAGTAGTTGA
- a CDS encoding AraC family transcriptional regulator, protein MSRPQASATGLIPKTVLRGGARLFVASYSIRQSELDRVWRCGFHALLWLHGGQATLVCDGEYFEVQPSSLICLSPGQVYRWSTADDATQATLLGFEADIFTVGRSQGGLLDVQLLHDLPLFRPEGTTVVAAAEHADVLDRLFALCRQRYRELSEPHSSGSWRVLPRQHESVLLAYLHVILAEAATLSPAQEPPQPAPGTDLRLSRLFRLHAGQRILERLPVAEYAELLHVTPDHLTRAVRRVTGQTPSGWLQEQLLTEARRRLALTDQPVEQVAATLNFASASQFSRWVRVHTGQTPRQLRQQGRGNSTVSSGN, encoded by the coding sequence ATGTCGCGTCCACAGGCTTCCGCAACAGGCCTCATTCCCAAGACAGTGCTGCGCGGCGGAGCGCGGTTGTTTGTCGCGTCCTACAGCATCCGGCAGAGCGAACTGGACCGGGTGTGGCGCTGCGGGTTTCACGCCCTGCTGTGGCTGCACGGTGGGCAGGCCACCCTCGTGTGCGACGGCGAGTACTTCGAGGTACAACCTTCCTCGCTCATCTGCCTGTCGCCGGGACAGGTCTACCGCTGGAGCACCGCCGATGACGCGACCCAGGCGACGCTGCTCGGCTTCGAGGCCGACATTTTCACGGTGGGCCGCTCTCAGGGCGGTCTGCTGGACGTGCAGCTCCTCCACGACCTGCCGCTCTTCCGGCCCGAGGGCACCACTGTCGTGGCCGCAGCCGAGCATGCCGATGTACTCGACCGCCTGTTTGCTCTGTGCAGACAGCGGTACAGGGAGCTCAGCGAGCCCCACAGCAGCGGGTCCTGGCGGGTGCTGCCCCGGCAACACGAGAGCGTGCTGCTCGCTTATCTGCACGTCATTCTGGCCGAGGCAGCGACACTTTCGCCGGCGCAGGAGCCGCCCCAACCTGCTCCCGGTACCGATCTGCGTCTATCACGACTGTTCCGGCTGCATGCCGGGCAGCGCATTCTCGAACGGCTGCCCGTCGCTGAGTACGCCGAGCTGCTGCACGTCACGCCTGACCATCTGACGCGTGCAGTGCGGCGGGTGACCGGGCAGACGCCCAGCGGCTGGTTGCAGGAACAGCTGCTCACCGAGGCCCGGCGGCGGCTCGCTCTCACCGATCAGCCGGTCGAGCAGGTGGCCGCCACGCTGAACTTCGCCTCGGCCTCGCAGTTCAGCCGGTGGGTCCGGGTTCATACCGGCCAGACACCCCGGCAACTTCGGCAGCAGGGGCGCGGAAATTCAACAGTTTCGAGCGGAAATTGA
- a CDS encoding alpha/beta fold hydrolase: MRSVVSSFPSSRSLLLACLLSVSFSTSSAATQTARDASLPPVQVQRVVRPGVTVPGTPAQFNASITVRYGAARPQRILILMPGLFGGAGSLDRLARQIVLADPETGVWAVDRRSNLLESGDQLLKMNTAELSSVAKTGLTPTAPAQVAYMKDWGLDTALRDVRAAVLEAHTLAPRVYLGGHSLGGVLTGLYAAYDFGGQPGFRDVSGLVLLDGAPGITASAALTLQQYQNGFDAAVVKTAGLNTLAANPYIAADFFSPRRASQGVAQALLAARSPNTLSPGTLTSYPATNLAAALIQVQSRYAPLPFLAVTAGHASNVNELGSLPAVFAKLLVGPLLGHNAALASLLNVHAVAGPQNPAQPVGWVNDAKAITDPLNFVQNYALPTGDYTEWYFPQRLALDVLAARLNTRGTPFERLLPVIHNPQVTLPVLGISAGNGITDESDFRNYARSNHAALSVVTLPGYAHLDVTAAISDTVARQIVAWLKLHP; encoded by the coding sequence ATGCGGTCCGTTGTCTCTTCCTTCCCCTCCTCTCGCTCGCTGCTGTTGGCATGCCTGCTGAGTGTCTCTTTCTCCACGTCCTCGGCGGCCACTCAGACCGCCAGAGACGCTTCGTTGCCGCCTGTGCAGGTCCAGCGGGTGGTGCGCCCCGGCGTGACAGTGCCCGGCACGCCTGCCCAGTTCAATGCCAGCATCACGGTGCGTTACGGCGCGGCTCGCCCCCAGCGCATCCTGATCCTGATGCCGGGACTGTTCGGCGGCGCGGGCAGCCTGGACCGCCTCGCCCGGCAGATCGTGCTGGCCGACCCCGAGACGGGCGTATGGGCCGTGGATCGCCGCAGCAACCTGCTGGAGTCCGGCGACCAGCTTCTGAAGATGAACACTGCCGAACTGAGCAGCGTGGCAAAAACCGGTCTGACGCCCACCGCGCCCGCACAGGTCGCCTACATGAAAGACTGGGGACTGGATACCGCGCTGCGCGACGTGCGGGCCGCTGTGCTGGAGGCCCATACCCTCGCGCCGCGCGTGTATCTGGGCGGGCATTCCCTGGGCGGTGTCCTGACGGGCCTGTACGCCGCTTACGATTTCGGCGGACAGCCGGGATTCCGCGACGTCTCGGGCCTGGTGCTGCTCGACGGTGCGCCGGGCATCACTGCCAGCGCCGCGCTGACCCTCCAGCAGTATCAGAACGGCTTTGACGCTGCCGTGGTCAAGACCGCCGGACTCAATACGCTCGCGGCCAATCCCTACATCGCCGCCGACTTCTTCAGTCCCAGACGGGCTTCGCAGGGAGTAGCCCAGGCACTGCTGGCGGCCCGCTCGCCCAACACGCTCTCGCCCGGCACCCTGACCAGCTATCCTGCCACCAATCTGGCCGCCGCCCTGATCCAGGTGCAGAGCCGCTACGCTCCGCTGCCGTTTCTGGCAGTGACCGCCGGACACGCCAGCAACGTCAACGAACTGGGCAGTCTGCCGGCCGTCTTTGCCAAACTGCTGGTCGGGCCGCTGCTGGGGCACAATGCGGCGCTGGCCTCGCTGCTGAACGTACATGCGGTGGCAGGGCCACAGAATCCCGCTCAGCCGGTGGGCTGGGTGAATGACGCAAAGGCCATCACCGATCCGCTGAACTTCGTGCAGAACTATGCTCTGCCGACCGGCGATTACACCGAGTGGTACTTTCCTCAGCGACTGGCACTGGACGTGCTGGCAGCCCGGCTGAACACACGTGGCACACCCTTCGAGCGACTGCTGCCGGTCATCCATAACCCCCAGGTCACCTTGCCGGTGCTGGGCATCTCGGCAGGCAACGGCATCACCGACGAAAGCGACTTTCGCAACTATGCCCGCAGCAATCACGCCGCGCTCTCCGTCGTTACATTGCCCGGCTACGCCCATCTGGACGTCACTGCCGCCATTTCCGACACGGTGGCCCGGCAGATCGTTGCGTGGCTGAAGCTTCATCCCTGA
- a CDS encoding NADP-dependent oxidoreductase, with product MPRAVRLHEYGGPEVLKTEEVPQPVPAAGQVLVRVKAAGINPGEASIRKGVFKDTWPSSFPSGQGSDFAGVIEAVGEGVESTQPGAEVIGFTHERASQADFVVVPQEQVTPKPANVPWEVAGALFVAGTTAYAAVNAVDVKQGDIVAVSGASGGVGTIAVQLARLRGARVLGIASPERSEWLTAHGVEPVPYGDGLRERLQAAGPVDAFIDTYGQGYVQLAVELGVSPQRINTIIDFGAVKQYGVKSEGNAAADRADVLAELAALIADGQLEVPVARVYPLDQVQEAYRDLEDRHTLGKIVLVPGGA from the coding sequence ATGCCCAGAGCAGTCCGACTTCACGAGTATGGCGGTCCCGAAGTTCTGAAGACCGAAGAGGTGCCGCAGCCTGTTCCTGCGGCGGGTCAGGTGCTGGTGCGCGTCAAAGCCGCCGGAATCAATCCTGGTGAAGCCTCGATCCGCAAAGGCGTGTTCAAGGATACCTGGCCGTCCAGTTTTCCTTCCGGCCAGGGCAGTGACTTTGCTGGCGTCATCGAGGCGGTGGGCGAGGGCGTAGAGAGCACGCAGCCGGGAGCGGAGGTCATCGGGTTTACCCACGAGCGCGCCAGTCAGGCCGATTTCGTGGTGGTGCCGCAGGAGCAGGTGACACCCAAACCGGCGAACGTTCCGTGGGAAGTCGCGGGTGCGCTGTTCGTGGCCGGGACCACGGCCTACGCCGCTGTAAACGCTGTGGACGTGAAGCAGGGCGACATCGTGGCGGTTTCGGGTGCCAGCGGCGGCGTGGGAACGATCGCGGTCCAGCTTGCCCGACTCCGTGGAGCGCGGGTGCTGGGGATCGCCAGCCCGGAGCGGTCAGAGTGGCTCACGGCCCACGGCGTAGAACCGGTGCCCTACGGAGACGGTCTCCGCGAGCGCCTGCAGGCTGCCGGTCCGGTGGACGCCTTCATAGACACCTACGGCCAGGGGTATGTGCAACTGGCTGTGGAACTGGGCGTTTCACCGCAGCGCATCAACACCATCATCGATTTCGGTGCCGTCAAACAGTACGGCGTCAAGTCCGAGGGCAACGCAGCGGCAGACCGCGCAGACGTGCTGGCGGAGCTGGCCGCTCTGATTGCAGACGGGCAGCTGGAAGTGCCGGTGGCCCGCGTCTACCCGCTCGATCAGGTACAGGAGGCCTACCGTGATCTGGAAGACCGTCACACGCTCGGCAAGATCGTCCTGGTGCCCGGCGGGGCGTGA
- a CDS encoding cupin domain-containing protein: protein MEKLSVHQDARQFSTVPSSVGLLHFAAGTVLPETQHSQNEISFIHSGVLKAVSGGQEYLLRAGDVTLIPAGERHSAEVLEDVSLSYVLLEPQ, encoded by the coding sequence ATGGAAAAACTGAGCGTTCATCAGGATGCCCGTCAGTTCAGCACCGTTCCGTCCAGCGTGGGGCTGCTGCATTTCGCGGCGGGAACGGTGTTGCCCGAAACCCAGCACAGCCAGAACGAAATCTCGTTTATTCACAGCGGCGTGCTGAAGGCGGTCAGCGGCGGGCAGGAATATCTGCTGCGTGCCGGAGACGTGACGCTGATTCCCGCAGGCGAGCGCCACAGCGCCGAGGTGCTGGAGGACGTGAGCCTGAGCTACGTCCTCCTGGAGCCGCAGTGA
- a CDS encoding ABC transporter permease, which translates to MTAGVLTPVQSPARRALRIFLRTPSGVIGLVLLVVIVACSLLAPHVAPYDPVAYMPVDRMQGPSARHLLGTDLYGRDLLSRVIFGSRISLSVSSISIALALLVGGTFGALAGFYLRWVDTLIMRVTDIFLAFPAILLAIALLAFLGGGFWNLTLAIAVAYAAPFTRVMRAAVLRTRDTMYVEASTALGATDARLLWRHVLPNAAGPVLIEITLRLAYAILAEAALSFLGLGTQPPAPAWGQMIADGRPFLETNPWISIAPGLAIMVTVLGFNLLGDALRDALDPRLNR; encoded by the coding sequence ATGACGGCGGGTGTGCTGACCCCGGTGCAGTCGCCCGCACGCCGGGCACTCCGCATCTTTCTGCGAACGCCCAGCGGCGTGATCGGACTCGTGCTGCTCGTCGTCATCGTGGCCTGTTCGCTGCTGGCTCCGCACGTCGCTCCCTACGATCCGGTGGCGTATATGCCCGTCGACCGCATGCAGGGACCGAGCGCCAGGCACCTGCTGGGCACCGATCTGTATGGCCGCGACCTGCTGTCCCGCGTGATCTTCGGCAGCCGCATCAGCCTGTCGGTCAGCAGCATCAGCATCGCGCTGGCCCTGCTGGTTGGTGGGACGTTCGGAGCGCTGGCAGGGTTTTACCTGCGCTGGGTGGATACGCTGATCATGCGCGTCACCGATATCTTTCTGGCCTTCCCTGCCATTCTGCTCGCCATCGCGCTGCTGGCCTTCCTGGGGGGCGGATTCTGGAATCTGACGCTCGCCATCGCGGTCGCCTACGCCGCGCCCTTCACGCGGGTGATGCGGGCTGCCGTCCTGCGAACACGCGACACCATGTACGTCGAGGCCAGCACCGCGCTCGGAGCCACCGACGCCCGGCTGCTGTGGCGACACGTGCTGCCCAATGCCGCTGGCCCCGTTCTGATCGAGATCACGCTGCGCCTCGCCTACGCCATTCTCGCGGAAGCGGCCCTCAGTTTTCTGGGCCTGGGCACCCAGCCGCCCGCGCCTGCCTGGGGCCAGATGATCGCCGATGGCCGCCCGTTTCTGGAGACCAATCCCTGGATTTCGATCGCGCCGGGTCTGGCCATCATGGTCACGGTGCTGGGTTTCAATCTGCTGGGCGACGCTCTGCGCGACGCACTCGATCCACGTCTGAACCGCTGA